A genomic region of Bosea sp. 124 contains the following coding sequences:
- a CDS encoding SDR family oxidoreductase: protein MASSNQDAHNKVAIITGAGSGVGRAVALAFLKDGYRTALAGRRADALEETISLSGVPAGQALAVSTDVTDKASVQALFAKTKAAFGRVDVLFNNAGVNAPGGIMLEDLSIEDWQKVVDTNLTGPFLCTQEAFKAMRDQQPQGGRIINNGSISAHAPRPNSVAYTATKHAITGLTKTASLDGRKYGIAVGQVDIGNALTEMAKRMTTGVPQADGSIKVEAVMDVDNVATTVLHMASLPPEANVLFVTVMATNAPFVGRG from the coding sequence ATGGCTTCGTCTAACCAGGATGCGCACAACAAGGTCGCCATCATCACCGGCGCCGGCTCGGGCGTCGGCCGGGCCGTGGCGCTCGCCTTCCTGAAGGACGGCTACCGCACCGCGCTGGCCGGGCGCCGCGCGGATGCACTGGAGGAAACGATTTCGCTGTCGGGCGTACCGGCCGGGCAGGCGCTCGCCGTCTCCACCGACGTCACCGACAAGGCCTCGGTGCAGGCGCTGTTCGCCAAGACCAAAGCGGCCTTCGGCCGGGTCGACGTGCTGTTCAACAATGCCGGCGTCAATGCGCCGGGCGGCATCATGCTCGAGGATCTCTCGATCGAGGATTGGCAGAAGGTCGTCGACACCAACCTCACCGGCCCGTTCCTGTGCACGCAGGAGGCCTTCAAGGCGATGCGGGACCAGCAGCCGCAGGGCGGGCGCATCATCAACAACGGCTCGATCTCGGCCCATGCGCCGCGGCCGAACTCGGTCGCCTATACCGCGACCAAGCACGCCATCACCGGCCTGACCAAGACCGCCTCGCTCGACGGCCGCAAATACGGCATTGCCGTCGGCCAGGTCGATATCGGCAATGCGCTGACCGAGATGGCCAAGCGCATGACCACCGGCGTGCCGCAGGCCGACGGCTCGATCAAGGTCGAGGCGGTGATGGATGTCGACAATGTCGCGACGACGGTGCTGCACATGGCGAGCCTGCCGCCGGAGGCGAACGTGCTGTTCGTCACGGTGATGGCGACGAACGCGCCGTTCGTCGGGCGCGGGTGA
- a CDS encoding cation transporter, protein MSRETARAYTLTIWGIALGILVFAIAVVLRALAVGNPQLFKDGVDWVYDVALYGIAALVFGRDARAERVAAFAIGAVMAVAGLHTLYDLADKIATPRPIEIWTLGFSAGSAVVIAVLIVAVLWRFRREDNPVIKATWLSSRNDVISTTGFALLGLGARVAPVRWPEYLFDLFVAGICFQATWAIWRSLRRNAADPAVQNKAATGQAGGL, encoded by the coding sequence GTGAGCCGGGAGACGGCGCGTGCCTATACCCTCACCATCTGGGGCATTGCGCTCGGTATCCTCGTCTTCGCCATCGCCGTGGTGCTGCGGGCGCTGGCGGTCGGCAATCCGCAACTCTTCAAGGATGGCGTCGACTGGGTCTACGACGTCGCGCTCTACGGCATCGCGGCGCTGGTCTTCGGCCGCGATGCCCGGGCCGAGCGGGTGGCGGCCTTCGCGATCGGTGCGGTCATGGCGGTGGCAGGGCTGCACACGCTCTACGACCTCGCCGACAAGATCGCCACGCCACGACCGATCGAAATCTGGACGCTCGGCTTTTCGGCGGGCAGCGCCGTCGTCATCGCCGTGCTGATCGTCGCGGTGCTCTGGCGCTTCCGGCGCGAAGACAATCCGGTGATCAAGGCGACCTGGCTGTCCTCCCGCAACGACGTGATCTCGACGACGGGCTTCGCGCTGCTCGGGCTCGGCGCCCGCGTCGCGCCGGTGCGCTGGCCGGAATACCTGTTCGACCTCTTCGTTGCCGGCATCTGCTTCCAGGCGACCTGGGCGATCTGGCGTTCGCTGCGCCGGAACGCTGCCGATCCGGCTGTGCAGAACAAGGCCGCGACAGGCCAGGCGGGCGGGCTATAA